The genome window CAGGGCATCAAAGTGCTTCTCAATCTCGAGCCTAACCACCGAAGGGGGCTTGTCGGCGAGGTAGTGGACCAGCTCGTTTGGGTTCATGACGATGGCAGAGGTTGAAAACCTGTGAAGGCTCTGGTGGTTGAAAGACTTCGTAAAGCGAGGAACGGGTCGTCGCGTCAGGAGGTTTGACTTTAAGGCTGTTGTTCTTAGTGAAGGCAGTCTCTGAAATACGAGAGACGGTGAGATTAAGTTGGGAGAAGGCATGCCCGTGGCTGTGACAGACGTTTTCAGGTCACGTCGGCCAATGAATCTTTGTTAATCTGGGGACAAACGCAGCTTCCTAAACGTGTCAAGGCGGCAAACAGAAAGGCCAGAGCTTATTACCTATAGCAGCTAGTAAGGCGGTGCACAGAGCCCCAGCATAAAAGCCAATGAGGGCTCTGCGACGAATATTTTAGTATCATGATGTTGGATAAATTTGAAGACATACAGATGAATTGACCATGCTACTGAGGAACGAGGTGTTGCTTTCACTGGACGGCTCTACACAACAGTTGTGCCAATGCCGCCACCCTGTTGCCAACACGTCCTATCCCCCGGGGCCATCTCAACCTTCAATTGGCTCCAGTTCTGTCACAGGTGCCAAAACTTCAAAATAACCTCGTCATGCATGAATATCTTGTATTGATGAGCCACCGCTGGTGAAATCAGTAACAGCTCGTGTTTGGTTCCTATCATATATGGTTGCCATGCTAAATATCGCAATTCATCCACAAATTGGAACCAGCGAGAAGCCGTGAAATGTGCTGAGGCCTAGGGTAAGTAAGTACTTGATACGTTCAATGAACTCACATCACGACTATTTTCCTGATGTGCAACTTGCTGGTAAGTATGAAGCCCAGCCTTTCTTGCATTGATATGTTTAAAATTGAAAGGTATTATCCTCATTACGTAGTGCTTTTCGGGATGTGGACGCTGGTCACTTTTTTCGACCACGTATGATAATTAGTTCCTCTCAAGCGAAGCAGGATAGTAGCCGACACATTTGAAGAAAGATGAAGCGAACCGAACCGAAGCATCAAGCCGAGGAGCATTTCAGTTCTACCACCTTAGCCATCTTAGACGGGCGGGCACTAAAACCCTATTTGTGTTTTTATGCAGAATCCCTCCCTCGGATGTCCAATGCCATGAAAGGCTTCACTAACATTTAACGACACAGTGCTTTCCGAAAACCGAATCAAATGCATACCCTCTTGGTAGCTATACTGCACAGGCGAGGCAAGACAAATATTCGTTTACATGGACTGCGATCAAATAGGTACATATACGTGTTGTGGCCAAGAAAAACCCACTGACTATCTATTACTTCTGGTCTAACTATTGCAGAGATACTGATGGGAGGACACACAACACGGCGAAGTTGCGCATGTACTAATGAATGTCCCGACTTGTATGGTCAACAAATCCGGGGTGCTTCCATCGGGCGAGCTGCCCCATGCTGGTCAATTAACCCGGGCTGCCTGACTATGACAACACACCAAATACATCCAACAAAGGGCCAATAAAATATCATGTGCCGCCAAACAAATAGTTGCATAATACCAAAATTATCTGAGGATTTAAGCATTCAGCTATTTTAAGCGGTGTGGCGTTACAGGGTCGCAACTCGGCAGAGGATTGAGATGTGAAGCTAGGCCAAGCCTCATCCTGCAAGCAAGCGTTAGTACGATCAACGACATCAGCCGGCGTTGTCAACCGAGCCAACCCTTCGGAATCTAGCAGACCAGCTGGGCGGGACACCAGGGTTGGGGTGACATGGATGGCTGTCTAAGACAATAACTCCAGCCGGGGAAGCTTTTGTGGTTCCCCCGAATTGGGACGATGCCAATGTGATTCCCGGAGCAAACAACTGATGTGTGACTGATTGCCAATGTTCGCCGGCGGAAATGGGGAAGGATTGATCATGCCGAGTTCCCATTCGTGGTGTTCACAGATATGTTTGATCGATGAGGGCATTCGCATATATCCTCTGTCTTGCTCATTGGGCGATATGACCTCTAACCGATGTTTTGCATAGTGTTCCTATACTCGATCGGAAGAACGTTTCATATTTTGTCATTTTGTTCGTGACCGAATAATAAAATTGCTAGCTGGAAGATTCTGGTTGCAGTGGTCAAGGCTCCGTGCTTTGAATTGACGTTCACCAGCTGACCTTCTACCCCCACGCTATTACTCCACACTCAACGCTACTGGCGTTTCTCTCCTTGTGCCTTTTCCGTTCCCCTTTGCCCTGCCCTGTTTTGGGTAAATCTCACCCGAGCCGTGACTTGTGATTGGATCAGGAGTCGAGGTCTTGAAAAGTGATACTCAGCCgaaagaaagcaaagccGTGCGGGAATTCCCATGTAGAAGAAAAGCTATGATTCGGTTTTGGTTGGATCTTGAATTCAACTGGGAGGCTCTGCTCGGGCCTCCAGTGGGTGAGGTGAGCGACCAGATATCCATCAATACCTAGGTAAAGCTAGGGTGTCTAAAACCAGCATTTATGGATAGCATGAGCGACGACCGCGCACTCAGTTTAGTGACCTCGGTCAAATATGTTTGTAATAACAGGGGCCGTTAGGTTACTCGTAAACCACCCCTATGGAGCAAGAACACTCCTGACTTTGAACCAGAGTGCCAAAATCAACTGGTCTATGGGCGTACTAAACTATTATgaacttacctaagtctttttgtcgtTCAGGATAAAGGTCTCAAGTGTTCTCGCCTCCCCTGGACCACTCAGGAAAGAGGATGTTCAAAGTATGATACATGGAGTGGgaatgttgagaatgagGCTCTCAACGGACGAGTGTTATCAATGAACAATGACATGGGAGGGTGTCCAATTTTCCGGTCGGGAAATTCGGACCAGCACATCGGTACGCCCGATCATCAATCAAGTTTTAAATCCTTCCTTTCTCTGTCACTGGAATTTGCTGTTAAGATTTACCATGAAACCATGTGCCAAGTTTCGGCTCATGTCAGCCGGATAAGTGTTTGAGACTGGTCCTCAGCAACACTCGACTTTTGCCGGATTAATTAGCTTGTTCAACATTATTATCGAACTCGAAAGGAACAGAGCGACAAATAGAATCCACGACATAGATGATATAGATTAAGTGACGTTGCATATCGTTGGTATCGTTGATCGTGCGAGCTGGCACACATTCGGTTCGGCGGCCAGAGTTTCCAGAATTACCCAACTGCGGAAACTCCGCGCAAGGATTTTTTCCGGGGAGCATGATAGATTCGCCCCTGTTCTGCTATATTCAAGCTCCTCCTATCCAGGCAATGCGAAGCTGATAGTTTGCACTCCATATATGTATCGTATCGTTGCATAGCGCCAAGTGAGATACACAATTTAAATAAGAATCCGCCGGAGTTGTGGTTTTATAAACCGAACTGGAACACGAAAAGAAACGTGCGGTGGGCTCGTGACCTCACATACCATGTACATATGAGCGGGAGAGTGACAGGGGCTGGTTCTGGGTAATGTGAGTTGGATGGAATTTGGGGTTCAAGGAACCATCATGTCCCACAGAGAGCAGCGTCATGGGCCAGATCCTCACCAATCTTTTTCCCTTTCCCCTGATAGTCTCAGATTGAACGACATTGCCAGTCCATCTCGAAATTCTGCTCCACCGTAACATATCCACTGCCATGCTTTTACTCTCCAACACACAGCTACGTAGATACATAGCACAAATGGATGTGATCCATTGTAACTGGACAGCCTAGTCTAGACAGAAAGATGCCTGGGTACAGCAGATTCTGGTGACCTTTTTCCGTCCTCAACCAATTGGTCTAGAGCCCTAGTCACCCCCGGACGGTATGCCCTGCTGGCACCGGGCTCCAAAGCCTGGCCTGGGTTGTGGAGTTGGATCCCTTCCAGCGGGTGACAGTCACCCCCGGGCCCATTTCACTACACCCTGCCCCCACGCCACCTGTGGAAGCAAATGTAGGTCGGGCTGTGCGAAATAGTGGATGTTGGAAGTTTCGTGTCTACCCCGGGCTTCTCTCCGGGCCCTTTTCCTTGAGCCTGAATTAGGTACATCAGCTATGACTTGTACCGTCATCAACCTTATATAGATCCCTCTGGCCCCCGTGTCTCTCTGTCAATCTGCTTCACCGATTTGCAATTCTTGGCTTTTTCCTATTCACATCTTGATTTACTCAACCGATTCATAGACATTTGACCGTCCCGTTACTACGTCATTATCATTATCATTGTCATTCCCATTATCACTGCCAATCTCACCTCGACCTTCAGTTATACACCAAGCGGCAGGCGTCATTAGGGGCAACAACAAACTTGCGAAAGGGCTTCTTTAACATTATAAATATTCCTAAAAGATCGGCTTCGGCTCTCTCAATTACTTCATACGAAAATGCTTTCCTACGAACCCACACCAATGTCAATCAAGACTCCCACAAAACCAACTACCATTACTTTGCCGCCCACCACATCGTCACCAATGACGGTAGCGCCCCCATCCGTCAACTCTGCCTCCATCAATGGCCACAAAGCCCAGGGACAACAACACATCTGGCTGGTTACGGGCCCTGCCGGCTGTGGAAAGACAACAGTCGCTGGATATTTGGCTCAATCATTAGGCCTGCCCTATATTGAGGGCGATTCGGTATGTAGAACTTTTTGCAGAACGCCCCACGTTATGAAAATGCCCCGGCGTCACCACTAACACGGTTTTCTCATTAGTTCCACCCTCCAGCGAATATTGATAAGATGCGAAATGGTATTCCCCTAACTGATGCCGATCGATGGGATTGGCTCACAGCTTTACGGGAAGAATCCATCAAGAGACTGAATTCCGGATCCAATGGAGTCGTCCTTACTTGCTCGGCTCTCAAGCGCAAGTATCGCGATGTCATCCGCGTTGCTGGATACTACGATCACCGCATTCAGATCCACTTCGTTTTCCTCGACGCTTCtgaggagcttcttctcgctcGTGTCGCCCAACGACAAAACCATTACATGGGTGCCAACATGGTCCATAGCCAATTCGAGACCCTTGAGCGGCCTTTGGCCGATGAAAAGGATGTTATCACCATCGACGTCAGCCGGCCCATAGAAGAGGTGGAGCGAGAAGCGCTCAGTAACGTGTTGGAAACAATCACCAAATCTCAAGACAAGCCATGAGCATTAGACGGCGTTGGAAAACATCGTTATATACGCTTTACATCATTTGGTACATATTTACCGGCTTCATCTTACACTGCCGACCCGCCATACACAGTCATTATGGACCATTTTAGGCGAGGTCTTATTATCAAGCAGGGAGTCACAGCGTTATGGTTATATATGCATTCAGGATTCTGGAGTTCAAGATTTAAAAGGCGTTTGGAACCAAGAGTCTCGTCATTGCCCAGTACCTACGCACTCGGACAGCTCTCCGATGAGGCGCGACCAGGGAAAAGGAGACTAGCTAGCTTGGTGCAGTCCCCCGCAAAGTGTCAGAGTTACAGTCGTTGTACCGCATGAGCACAACTGGGGCTGCTTGCTTACACGGATAGGCTAAAAAGAAGGGAAGGAAAGGTACTCCCTCATCCCCAGGGTTCTGATTTTACGCTACGCGCGCATGAGAGCCAAATTTGAGCGAGATGCGAAGTCAGTTTTGAGGGTTGCTATATTATGAACTCATCTTAGAAGATCCATGATCTGCTTCACTTATTAGGGCAGAAATACACACAAATGTTCTTGCACTAAACCCATCAGTACTATGCGATGTATGCCGTCCGTTGCCATGAGCCTATGAGGTTTCTTGTAATTTTGCTCGTGAGGAGACATCCGTCACGGCATCGGCTCCCAGCTATTCCGACGAACATTAAGTCTCCTGCATCATGACAACTCAACACACTTGACCGCGGCTCAGCGCGTCTGATTGAAAATGCCTCTGACCGACAAGCGAACGAGTGATAGCTCATACAAATACTTGAAATGTAATTGGAAGCTTCGGGTCGGTGTGTTGTCATTATGCACAGTAACACCCATTCGGCATCTTGGGGCCTGAGCGATTTGCATCACGAGGTTATCAATGCAACGGAATCAGGGTTTATAGCTTGGGccaacatcatcattctTCATGCAGATTCAGATTGTCTCGATTCTCCGGCCACTCACTCCCTTCGCTTGGCCATTAACAAAAATGAGACCTCAAGATTTAGCCAAACCGGGAGCCATTGCCGAGGAACAATGCAATATCACGGCTCAGCAGCGTCTCACCAGCTTTGTATATCCCCTTTCGGGTTCGTAATTTATGAATTTTTTGGTAATCTAGATTATATACATTAACGCCCCTCTTATCTATTTCAGATGCATTACCATAAGATCCGGCTCTTCCACTATTTGTCTTACTACCTCAGCGGCTCGCGCCATGGTAGCGCCATCAATAACTCGGTGATCAGCACTCCAGCTGAAGTTGGTGAcctgcttcttgacaacattgtCGTTCTCGTCAAACGCAGGTACTGTGCGCATGCGTCCAATGCCCAGAATGGCCACTTCACGTTCCACAATGACAGGACTGACATATGTACCACCCACGTTTCCAATATTGGACACTGTAATGGTGCCCCCTTGGAAATCAGCTGGCTTAAGCTTACCCTGGCTGGCCAATGCCTGAAGCCGTGAGAGCTCTGCCGCAATGGATAGGATGTTGAGAGAAGCGACGTTCTTGATCACGGGCACAACGAGCCCCCCGGTGGTGTCCATAGCGATACCAATGTTGTGTTGTGATCGATGGACGAGGCATGGCTTGTTAGTCTTGGGGTCAACATCCACCCTGGCATTGAGCATTGGGTACTGGTTCAACGCTAATGAGACagccttaattataaaggGTAGATATGATAGCTTGCTAGGTTGTCCCTCGACTGTAGGACCCTTAGCAATAACGCGGTTCAGTCGCTTCCGAAGCTCCACGAGACTCGAGAAGTCAACCTCGTCCGCGTAGAGAAAGTGTGGGATAGTCAAGGACCTTGTCATAGTCTTGAACATCTGCAGTTGTGTGTTAGAAAGAGGCACAACTGTTTCGGCTTGTACCGAGGTGTCTTGGGGCTTGGAAGACGCAGCAGTTGGTGATACTTGCTGGGCACTATCCTTGGCATCTCTCTCCTTGATAAATCTGTAGATATCTTCCTTGAGAACCCTGCCATCTCTTCCAGTGCCATCAACATCTGCGATATTCACATTGAGCTCCTTGGAAAGATGTCGCACAGCTGGAGTAGCGATGCTGGCGCatttgcccttctccttgactgGTGTCTCGACAGGCGCTTCTAGATTCGCTTGCTGCTCTGTTCCGGCCTGAGTTTCTGTAGGTGGTGGCGGAGGAACATCCTCCTTGTCGGCTTGTTGATTTGATAGTGCGTCAACGTCCTCGGCCTTTGCCTCGCCTTCAATATCAATGTCAACAAAGGGCTTGCCGACTTTGGCCATTTCGCCGGCTTCGTAGtgcagcttcttgaccacGCCTGAGAAGCGGCTTGTAATCTCCACAGACGCCTTATCACTTTGGACTTCGCATAGCGGAGAGAACTCTTCGACGCGGGCACCGGGTTCCACGAACCATTGAATGACTTCACATTCAACGATGCCTGGCTTGTGTTAGTCAGACCGGATGACATGGGGTAATTCGCGTTCACAGGCTTACCTTCACCAATGTCAGCCAGAACAACAGGTTTGATAGCCATTAATCTTCTGGATTCACTGAACCATCTTTGAGTCTTGGCCATAATAGGAGCTCGAGAGCCCATTGCCATGCTGCCCATGCCTCTGGCAACATGCCATTGCTTCTGTAGCACACGGGATCCTCGTTGAAGAAACATGGTTGCTAGCAATTTGGCCTgtaaggaggagaagaatgttCAGAG of Fusarium oxysporum Fo47 chromosome I, complete sequence contains these proteins:
- a CDS encoding P-loop containing nucleoside triphosphate hydrolase protein codes for the protein MLSYEPTPMSIKTPTKPTTITLPPTTSSPMTVAPPSVNSASINGHKAQGQQHIWLVTGPAGCGKTTVAGYLAQSLGLPYIEGDSFHPPANIDKMRNGIPLTDADRWDWLTALREESIKRLNSGSNGVVLTCSALKRKYRDVIRVAGYYDHRIQIHFVFLDASEELLLARVAQRQNHYMGANMVHSQFETLERPLADEKDVITIDVSRPIEEVEREALSNVLETITKSQDKP
- a CDS encoding 2-oxoacid dehydrogenases acyltransferase-domain-containing protein is translated as MFLQRGSRVLQKQWHVARGMGSMAMGSRAPIMAKTQRWFSESRRLMAIKPVVLADIGEGIVECEVIQWFVEPGARVEEFSPLCEVQSDKASVEITSRFSGVVKKLHYEAGEMAKVGKPFVDIDIEGEAKAEDVDALSNQQADKEDVPPPPPTETQAGTEQQANLEAPVETPVKEKGKCASIATPAVRHLSKELNVNIADVDGTGRDGRVLKEDIYRFIKERDAKDSAQQVSPTAASSKPQDTSVQAETVVPLSNTQLQMFKTMTRSLTIPHFLYADEVDFSSLVELRKRLNRVIAKGPTVEGQPSKLSYLPFIIKAVSLALNQYPMLNARVDVDPKTNKPCLVHRSQHNIGIAMDTTGGLVVPVIKNVASLNILSIAAELSRLQALASQGKLKPADFQGGTITVSNIGNVGGTYVSPVIVEREVAILGIGRMRTVPAFDENDNVVKKQVTNFSWSADHRVIDGATMARAAEVVRQIVEEPDLMVMHLK